The window ACTCGCTGAACCGCTATGTCACCGATGTGCAGCCGGACGGGGTGACGGTCCGCTACTTCGGGGCGGTGCTGGGCGACCCGCAGATCGCCGCGGTACGGGATTCGATGGCGCGGGCCGCCGGGGTGCCCCCGGACCGGGTCCACGTGACGGCGAACCTGCCCGGACCGGGTGTGGACCTGTCGCACGGCGTACCCGACATCACGGATGAACCGCACGGCGGACATTGATCGAACCGATGGAAAGGCCTCCTCGCTGAGAGGGGGCCTTTTCTGTTTTCAGGATCTCTTCAGGTGGACCACTGCTCGCCACCCCAACATATGCCGAAATAGCCCACCTAAACGGGCACTCGCGCTCTCCGGATGAGGTCCCCCCTTGCGTAGAGTCTGGTCCGCCGCCGCGCTCGGTGCGCTGCTCACCACCACTGTCATGGTCGTTCCCGCCCAGGCCGCCCCGATCGGCCAGGGTTTCACGATCACCCAGGCCGATCTGTCGTACATCCTCAAGCAGATCAAGATCGCTGAGGCGCACGTCGCCGGCACCACCAGCGAGACCGGTCCGTGCGGAGCCCTGCTGGACCAGCTCGGCAGCCCCATGCTCTCGATGGGCCTGCGCACGGTCGACGGGACCTGCAACCACCTCACGCCGGGACAGGAGAGGTACGGCGCGGCCGACCAGGAGTTCCCGCGTCTCGCGCCGGCCCAGTACAGCGGCGTCTACCAGGGCACCCGCCCGGTCGACGCGGCGCCGCGGCAGATCAGCAACATCATCGCCGACCAGACCGCGGCCAACCCGGCGGCGGTCGCGGTCTCCGGCGGCAACACCGACGGCGTCACGCTGTTCATCCCCAACGTCACCACCGACTTCGGGCTGTCCGCGCCGTACAACTCGTGGTTCACGCTCTTCGGGCAGTTCTTCGACCACGGCATCGACCAGACGGTCAAGGGCAACGACATCGTGATGGTGCCGCTGCGCGCCGACGACCCGCTGGTCGCCGGACCGGACCGGACCGCCGGGACCGCCGACGACCCCAAGCCGGGTGACGCGAAGTTCGTACCGCCGGCCATGCGGTTCATGATGCTCACCCGGGCCGCGAACCCGTCGAAGAACACCGACACCCCGTACGTGGACAACTCGCAGACCTACACGTCGCACGCCGCCCACCAGGTGTTCCTGCGCGAATACGGCACCGGCGCGAAGGCCACCGGCAACCTGCTCGGCGGTGCCGCCGGTGGTCTGCCCACCTGGGCCGACGTCAAGCGGCAGGCCCGTGACGTGCTCGGTCTCGCGCTGAGCGACCTGGACGCTCTGAACGTGCCGATGGTGCTCGCCGACGCGTACGGCAACCTCGTCCCCGGCCCGGCCCGCGGCCTCCCGCAGTACGTCACCGCGACCGGCCTGGTCGAGGGCGACCTCGCGAACCCGGTGGCGGTGCCCGCGGACGTGGTGCACTTCGACACCCCGTTCCTCACCGACATCGCGCACAACGCCACCCCGTCGAAGACGCTCGCCCCGGACTCCGACACGGTCGCCTCGGCGGACTTCGCGTCTCAGCCGGCCGGCACCTACGACGACGAGATGCTCGCCGCCCACTACATCGCCGGTGACGGCCGGGCCAACGAGAACATCGGCCTCACCGCGGTGCACCAGATCTTCCACTCCGAGCACAACCGCCTGGTCGGCGACATCACCCGGATCATCGACGGGAACCCGGAGTGGACCGGCGAGCGGATCTTCCAGGCCGCCAAGTTCATCAACGAGATGGAGTACCAGCATCTCGTCTTCGAGGAGTTCGCCCGCAAGATCCAGCCGGCGATCAACCCCTTCCAGCCGGCCGCGTTCACCCAGACCGAGCTCGACCCGGCCGTCTACGCCGAGTTCGCGCACGCCGTCTACCGGTTCGGCCACTCGATGCTGACCGAGACCATCCAGCGGCCCACCGCCGGGAACCTCTCCCTGCTCGACGGCTTCCTCAACCCGCCCGCGTTCACCAATGGCGGCACCCTGTCCCCGGAGGCCGCGGCCGGCGAGATCGTCATGGGCATGACCGAGCAGGTCGGCAACGACCTCGACGAGTTCATGACCGACACGCTGCGCAGCAACCTGCTCGGCCTGCCGATGGACCTGGGCGCGATCAACATCGCCCGCGGCCGGTCCGAGGGCATCCCGACACTGAACAACCTGCGCCGGGTGCTGCACTCGACGACGAACGACGGGCGGCTGCGGCCGTACGTCAGCTGGATCGACTTCGGTGAGCACCTCAAGCACCCCGAGTCACTCGTCAACTTCGTGGCCGCGTACGGCCGGCACCCGTCGATTCTGGGTGCGACGACGGTGGACGCGAAGCGGGCCGCCGCGCGGAACCTGCTGGAGACCCCGGCCGGCGCCGACTTCCTGAACGCCACCGGCACCTGGACTACGGCGAACTCCGGGCTCGACGACATCGACCTGTGGATCGGCGGGCTCGCCGAGACCACCGAGCCGTTCGGCGGGCTGCTCGGCAGCACCTTCGACTACGTCTTCGAGACCCAGCTGACCGCCCTGCAGAACGGCGACCGGCTGTACTACCTGGCCCGTACCCCCGGCATGAACCTGCGCGGCCAACTCGAGGGCAACACGTTCGCCGAGCTGATCAGCCGCAACACCACCGCCGGTGGCCTGCGTGCCGACGTCTTCGCCACCGCCGACTGCAAGTTCGACATGGCCGCGCTCGACGGCACCACGAACGGGTACAGCCGGCAGGGCAACCTGGTCGACGACGACCCGGCCAGTGAGTGCAACGAACGCGCTCTGCTGATGCGCCTCCCGGACGGCACCATCGCGTACCGGGCCCGTAACAGCGTCGACAAGGCGGGCATGAACGCCCAGTCGGTCTTCAACGGCACCGAGAACTCCGACCGGATCCTGGCCGGCAACGACAACGACACCATCTGGGGTGCCGAGGGCGACGACGTGCTCGAAGGTGGCGCCGGTGACGACGTCACGGTCGGCGGCGAGGACGACGACATCCTCACCGACTCCGGCGGCGCCGACTTCTCCATGGGCGGTCCCGGCAACGACGCGATCGACGCCGGCCCCGGCGCCGACATCATCCTCGGCGGCGATGGACGCGACTTCACCAACGGCGGCGCCAACGCCAACGAGACGTTCGGCGGCGAGGGCGACGACATGATCATCGCCGGGGACGGCGAGGACAGCGCGTTCGGTGACTCGGGCCACGACTGGATGGAGGGCGGCGACTCACCCGACCTGCTCTCCGGCGACAGCGGCAACCTGTTCTTCCGGGACGACTCCAACAAGCCCGGCCACGACGTGCTGATCGGCCAGGGCGGCGACGACGACTACGACATGGAGGGCGGCGACGACATCGGGGTCCAGGGCCCCGGCATCGAGAAGAACGCCGGCGGCTCCGGCTGGGACTGGTCCATCGCGGGTACCGACACCATCGACTCCGACCTCGACCTGCCGCTTCTCGGCCTCGACGGCCTCGACACCGGCGTCCGCGACCGCTACGACGAGGTCGAGTCGCTCTCCGGCGGCCCCGGCGACGACGTCCTGCGCGGCGACGACTCGGTGCCCGCCACCGACGGCGCGATCGGCTGCGACGCCCTCGACGCCACCGGCATCGCCCGGATCCGCGGCCTCGACCAGGTGGTCACCGAATTGCCGATGCCCGCGACCGGTGTCGTCAACCGCACCGGCCGTCCCTGTGACCTCATCGGCAACGTCTGGGGCGAGGGCAACATCCTGCTCGGCGGCGCCGGCGACGACCTGATCCAGGGCCGTCTCGGCGACGACATCATCGACGGCGACCGCCATCTGACGGCCCGGCTCGCGGTCCGGGGCACCTCGATCACCGCGTCCTCACTGGCCGAGCTCCGCGCCGACGTCTTCGCCGGCAAGATCAACCCCAACGACATCACGGTGGTACGGGAGATCGCGTCCTCGCCCACGCCGGGTCGGGACACCGCGGTCTTCGCCGGAGCCCGGGCCGAGTACTCGATCACCCCGATCTCCGGTGGCGTGCTCGTCTCCGGCCCCGACGGCAACGACCTCGTCCGCAACGTCGAGCTGCTGCACTTCGACGACGAGATCGTGGACATCGCCGGCATGTCGGCCTTCCTGGGCGTCAGCGCGTTCGCCGGCGACGGTCGGGCCACCGTCCTGATAACGGTTCCGGACGCCACCGGCGGCGAGCCGATCACCGGCCTCACGCTGGAGCGCACCGGCACCGGCGGAACCGTGTCGACCAGCCTCGACCCGAGCACCCGCAGCCTGGTCGTCACCGGACTGACCAACGGCGAGGGCTACACGTTCCGGGTCCGCGCCGACACCGCGGCCGGCCCGGGCGTCTTCACCGCGCCGTTCGGCCCGGTCACTCCGGTCGCGGCCGTCCCCGGTGACGACGACCCGGCCGAGCCCGGCGAGAACGAGGAGGAGCCCGCTCCGAACCCGGTCCCGACGACCACGCCGCCGGTCGTCACGCCGACCACCACCCCGCCGGTCGTCACGCCCACCACCACGCCGCCGGTCGTCACCCCGACCACCGCGCCGCCGACCACCACGCCGCCGGTCGTCACGCCGCCTCGGCCGGTCACCCCCGTCGCCCCGGACGCTCCGGCCATCGGGGCGGCCACCGGCGGGGACGAGAGTGCCCTGGTCCGCTGGGTCACTCCGCTCTACGACGGTGGAACCCCGATCTACGGGTACGAGGTTCAGGCGCTGGACGCGGAGACCGGCATCGTGATCGGTGTCGACGTGGCCGACGCGGGAGCCACCGAGATGACCATGACCGGGTTGACCAACGGCATGGGCTACGCCTTCTGGGTCCGGGCCGTGAACGCGGCGGGTGCCAGCGCCTACTCCGGCATCTCCAACACGGTCGTCCCGGCCGCCTCGGTCGACCCCGGTACCACGGACCCCGGTACCACCGACCCTGGCACCACCGACCCCGGCACGACCGACCCCGGTACCGGCAATCCCGGTACTGGTAACCCGGGTACCGGTAACCCCGGTACCACCACCGGACCGGTCACTCCGACGCCCACGGTCACCACCACCGTCACGCCGACTCCCACCCCGACCCGCACGGCCACTCCCGGCCCGACCGTGTCGCCGACCCGCACCACCTCGCCCGGCCCGACGTCGCCCAGCCCCACCGGCAGTGTCACGCCGACCCCGAGTGGACCCGGCTCCACTCCGGACACCCGGACCGTGCCCGGCGCCGCCCGGATCGGCCGGCCGGCTCCCGCCGAGGGCGCCGCGGTGGTCAGGTGGACGGCCCCGATCGACAACGGCGGAAGCCCGATCCGGCGCTACGAGATCCAGGTGTCGAAGGGTGACGGCCGCCAGTCCGGCGCGCTGCGCACGGCCCCGGCCGCGGCCGGTGTGCAGACGGTGACCGATCTGGTCAACGGCACGGCCTACCGGTTCCGGGTCCGGGCGGTCAACGCGCTCGGCGCCGGCCCGTGGTCCGACTCCAGCACCCTGGTGACGCCGCGGACCGTACCCGGAAAGGCCCGTGACCTGACCGCCAAGCCCGGCGGTAGGGGCGGCAAGCTGACCACCACCATCCGCTGGACCGCCCCCGCCGCCACCGGCGGTTCGAAGATCACCGGCTACCGGATCACCTGGCAGCGCCTGAACGCCAAGGGCAACGCCCAGGGCGCGGCGGTGGTGACCACCGTCCCGGCCGGGGCCGGGTCGGCGAGCCTCACCGCGCCGGCCGAGATCCCGACGAACACCCGGTACCGGGCGACCGTCCAGGCCGTGAACGCGGCCGGGGCGGGCCCCGGAGCGGCGGTGTCCACCACCGTCCGCTGACCCCGGAGAACGCAGGCGCCGCCGTCCGCATCGGACGGCGGCGTCCGCGTTTCCGGCCGTTGTCGGCGGTGCCTACGCTAGGCGCGCGGACACCGGGCTGACGAAGGGCTGTGCGGCGATGGCGAACCCCCGGAAGCGTTCCCGTATCCACCCGTACAGTCCGCCCGTCGAGCCGCGAAATCCGCTGCCGGCCCCACGCCGCGCCGCCGACGACGATCCGGCCGCGCCGGTCGATGTCGACGCGACCGTCGAGCGGCCGGAGCCGAAGATCACCTCGCGGGAGCTGCTCGCGGTCGGATCCGCCCTGCTCCTGCTGCTGTTCCTGATCAAGATCTACGGGGTGGGGCGGTATTCGCTGACCACCACGACGGCCCTGCTCGCGGCGACACCGATCCAGGTGGCGCTGGGCACGGTCACCATCTACGCGTACTACATCCTGCCCGCCATCGCGCTGGGGACCCTGTGGTTCGCGGTCCGGTTCCGGGCCAGGATCCAGCCGGCTCTCTGGCCCCTGATCCTGATCGTCGCCGGTGTGACCGCTCTGGCCTCGCCGTTCCGGTACCTTCTGCAGGGCCTGGCCGTGGTGCTCGTCGCTCTCGTCGTCGAGCTGGCCATGCGCCATCTGCGCCGGCGGTGGGCCGGTTCCACCGACGAGCGTCTGACCCGCCGGCATCGGGCCATGGCCGGCTGGCGGGGCCTGTCGGTCGTCTATGTCGGTGCCGCCGCGCTGGCCTTCCAGTTCATGCACAGTCTCGACGCGCCATGGGTGTCCGCGCAGGCGTTCCTGCTCAACACCCCGGTGGTGCCCGCCACCCAGAACCTGTCGGACGGCGTCAACCAGCTCCAGGTGGTGCCGCAGAGCCGGTTCGTGGGTTATCCGATCGCCGAGACCGACGAGTGGGTGACGGTCCTGCACGCCGACACCCGCTACGTCATGCGCATCCCGCAGTCGGCGGTGGACACCAGACTGACCTGCCACAACGAGGACGACCAGCTGTCCGGCGACCGTCCGCTGCTGGAGGCGCTGAAGGGCAACACCTACAGCTCGCCGAACATCGACTGCCGTGAGGTGCTGCGCTACCTGGCCCAGAAGATTCCGGGACAGCCGTTCCCCGAGTGGAAGTGAGCCGGTTCAGGCGGCCGGGGAGACGTCGGCGTCGGTGACGTCGCCCCATGGACGGGCGCGATCCGCGCGGCGGTCGGCATCGTGTTCGGCGGTGCGGCCGGGGTGATTCCGGAGGCCGGCCGGAATCACCCGACCCGCCTCCGGAAGCAGGTCACTCCGGGACGCGCCGGTAAGCGCCGTCGCTGGCCGCGGTGGCCATCGACGCGTAGGCGCGCAGCGCCGCCGAAACCGGACGCTGCCGGTCGACCGGCGTATACGGCTTCGGCCGCCGTTCCTGCTCGTGCCGGCGCTGGGCCAGCACGTCGTCGTGGACGTTGAGCGTGATCGACCGGCCCGGGATGTCGATGGTGATCTCGTCACCGGTCTCCACCAGGGCGATCAGCCCACCTCCGGCCGCCTCGGGGGAGACATGTCCGATCGACAGCCCGGAGGTGCCGCCGGAGAAGCGCCCGTCGGTGATCAGCGCGCAGGCCTTGCCCAGACCCCGGCCCTTGAGGAAGGACGTGGGGTAGAGCATCTCCTGCATGCCCGGCCCGCCGCGCGGGCCCTCATACCGGATGATCACCACGTCTCCCTCGACGACCTCCTTGCCGAGGATGCCGGTCACCGCGTCGTCCTGCGACTCGTAGACGCGGGCCGGCCCGGTGAACTTCCAGATCGACTCGTCGACCCCGGCGGTCTTGACGACGCAGCCGTCCGGGGCGAGGTTGCCGAAGAGGATCGCCAGGCCACCATCGACGGTGTACGCGTGCTCGACCGACCGGATGCAGCCCTCGACCGCGTCGGTGTCGAGTTTCGCCCACCGGTTCTCGGTGCTGAACGGCTCGGTGGTGCGGACGCCACCGGGGGCGGCGTGGAACAGCTCAAGAGCCTCAGGTGCCGGTGCGGAACCGCGGATGTCCCACTTGTCGAGCCAGGAGGTCAGGTCGGGGGAGTGCACCGCGCGGACGTTCGTCTTGAGGACACCGCCCCGGTTCAGCTCACCGAGCAGCGCCGGAATGCCACCGGCCCGGTGCACGTCCTCCATGTGGTACTTCGGGCTGTTCGGCGCCACCTTCGACAGGCAGGGCACCCGGCGGGAGATCGCGTCGATGTCGGAGACGCTGAAGTCGAGCTCGGCCTCCCGGGCCGCGGCCAGCAGGTGCAGGATCGTGTTGGTCGAGCCGCCCATCGCCACGTCCAGGGCGACCGCGTTCTCGAAGGCGTCCCGGCTGGCGATGGCCCGCGGCAGCACCGACTCGTCGTTGTTCTCGTAATACTCCTTGGCGATCTCCACGATCAGCCGGCCCGCCTCGGTGAACAGCGCCTTGCGGGACGCGTGCGTGGCGAGCGTCGAGCCGTTGCCGGGCAGCGACAGGCCGATCGCCTCGGTCAGGCAGTTCATCGAGTTGGCGGTGAACATGCCGGAGCACGAGCCGCAGGTCGGGCAGGCGGACCGCTCGATGGTGTCCAGCTGGGCGTCGGTCACCTTGTCGTTGGCGGCGGCGCTCATCGCGTCGACCAGGTCGAGCTTCTCGTGGACGATGCCCTCGATGGCGATCGTCTTGCCGGCCTCCATCGGGCCGCCGGAGACGAACACCGTCGGGATGTCGAGCCGCAGCGCGGCCAGCAGCATGCCCGGGGTGATCTTGTCGCAGTTGGAGATGCAGACCAGCGCGTCCGCGCAGTGGGCGTTCACCATGTACTCGACCGCGTCGGCGATCAGCTCACGGCTGGGCAGGGAGTAGAGCATGCCGCCGTGGCCCATCGCGATGCCGTCGTCGACGGCGATCGTGTTGAACTCGCGGCCGACACCACCGGCCTCGGCGATCGACTCGGCGACGAGGCCGCCGAGATCCTTGAGATGCACATGCCCGGGTACGAACTGGGTGTAACTGTTGGCGATGGCGACGATCGGCTTGCCGAAGTCGTCGTCGGTCATGCCGGTGGCGCGCCACAGGGCGCGGGCACCGGCCATCGTCCGACCGTGGGTCGAGGTCCGGGAGCGCAGCTCAGGCATGCCCCCCATAGTGCCACCGTCCGGGCCGTGGACCGTGCCGGACGTCCACAGCGCGGGACGCCGGGGGTGTCGCAATCCGAGAAGATCCGGCACAGTGTGTCCGTGCACTCACCGTCCGGTATGGAGCTGGCGGGCCTCGCGGGCCTGCTCGCCGCCGTCCCGGCGGTCGCCTACCTGGGCCGGTCCGGCCGCCGGCACACCGGCGCGGCCCGGCGTGCCCATCTTCTCCTGGCGGCCGGCGGTGCGGTGGCGACCGGGGCCGCCCTGGCCGGCCTGGTCACGGCCCTGCTCGGCGGGCAGCACAGCGATCCCGGTCACAGCCGCGCGCTGGCCACCGCGGTCGCGATCGGCATGGGGCTGGGCACGCTGACCCTGCTGGCCGGCACGGTGGCGCTGCCCGGTTCGGCCCGCAGCCCGGCCGCCGCGATCCGGCACGTGCTGGACGGGCTGGTCATCGCGGCCGCGATCTGGTTCGTCGGGTGGGTGCTGGTCAGTGAGCCGACCCGGATCCTGGGTGACGCCACTCCCAACAAGTGCCTGGCCATCCTGCTGCCGGCGGTGCTGCTGGTGCTCGGGCTGGGCCTCACCGCGGTGCTCGCGCTGCACGCCCACCGGCCGCGGCGGCACACCGTCCGGGTGGCGGCCGGGGTCACCGTGGTGGCCGCCGCCGCGAACGTGCTGGCCATCGGCATCTGCCGGGACCACGACGGATACACGCTGGTCAGCGGCCTGCTGCTGACGGCCGGGCTGGCGCATGTGGCGTGGGCGGTGCGGGCCGCCGACCGGCCGGTCGAGGTGTCCGGGGACGTGCTGGAGCGCGGTGCGGCGTACGCGGTCGTCCCGATGGTCGCCATGGTCGGCGCGCTCGGTTACCACCTGGCCCGGGGTGGCGTGATGGACGTGTTCGGTTATCTCGGCGCCACGGTCGAGGGCCTGGCCCTGGTGTCCCGGCAGTACCTGGCGCTCGACGACGTGCGGCGGTACACGCTGCGACTGCGGCAGAGCGAGGCGCACTTCCGGGAGTTGGCCCACACGGACCCGCTGACCGGGCTGGCCAACCGGCGCGGACTGCAGCGGGCGCTGCGCTCGGCCGGGGAGCGGGGCGCCCTGATCGGTATCGACATGGACGGCTTCAAGACCGTCAACGATCTGCGCGGCCACGACGTCGGGGACCGGGTGCTGGCCGAGGTGGGTGCCCGGCTGCGGCGCAACCTGCTGGCCGGGGATGTGGCGGCCCGGCTCGGCGGCGACGAGTTCGCGGTGCTGATGCACGGCGACGCGGACGAGGCGGCGCTCGCCGCCCATCGGCTGCTCGCGGTGCTGGGGGAGCCGTACGAGGTCGACGGGGGTTCGATCTTCCTGTCCGCGAGCCTGGGCGTGGCCGCGACCGGCGAGCTGCTGCACGACGCGGACCTGGCCCTGCGTTACGCCAAACAGCGCGGCAAGAACCGGGTCGAGCGATACCAGCAGGGGTACGACGAACTGCTGCGCCGCCGCGGCACGCTGACCGGTGAACTGCGCCACGCCATCGACCGTGACCAGCTGCATCTGGTGTTCCAGCCGGTGGTGGCGCTGCCGTCGATGCGCCCGGTCGGTGCCGAGGCGCTGCTCCGCTGGACCCATCCGGAGCTGGGCCGGGTCGCCCCGGTCGAGTTCATTCCGGTCGCCGAGGAGTCCGGCCTGATCAACCGGATCGGCGCGTGGGTGCTGGAGCAGTCGGTCAAGCAGCTCGCCGAGTGGCGGGCCAAGGGCCATGACGTCTGGTTGTCGGTGAACCTGTCACCGAAGGAACTGCACAACTCCGACTACGCCGCGCAGGTCGCCGACGTGCTGGCCGAGTACGGTGTACCCCCGCAGCGTCTCGTCCTGGAGGTGACCGAGCACGCCGTCGCCACCGACATGGAGGAGCTGGTCCGGCGGCTCGCCGAGCTGCGCGAGACCGGGGTCCGGATCGCGCTGGACGACTTCGGTGCCGGCTATTCGTCGCTGACCCAGCTGCGGACGCTGCCGGTGGACATCCTGAAGATCGATCACGCGCTGGTGGCCGAGCCCGAGTCCCGGACCGGTACGGCGGCGCCGCTGGTCGACGTGGTGGTCCGGCTCGGGCACCGGCTCGGCCTGGAGGTGCTGGCCGAGGGGATCGGCACCCCGGCGCAGCGGGAGATCGTCGAGGAGGCGGGCTGCCGGCTGGGCCAGGGGTCGCTGTTCGGCTGGGGTGTGCCGGCCGAGCACTTCGAGTCCCGGCTGCTGTCGCTGCGCTCGCCGGCCCCGCGTCCGGCGCCCGCGCCGAGGTCGTCACCGCCGCAGAACGACGCACCGGCGCGTAGTCAGGTGGTGCAGCTCGGACCGGGAATGCGGCAGGTCAGAGCGTTGCTGCCGAGCGATCCGGGATTCGCCGCGGCCACGAGTGATCAAAATGTGGGATCAGTTGACTCAGGCCGTGAGATGGGGCAAGGTTAGGCGCATGTGCTTCGCGTCCCGAGTACTTATCTGAGCGCACTGTCCTCCCGGAGACTTCCCGGAGACCAGTGCGCTAGGTCCCGTGCATACCTGCACGAGGGCCTTTTTTGTTGCTCAAGTACCGGGACCGCTTACCGAAAAGGTCTGACTTGCCATGACGAGACCCACTCCTGAATCCCTCGCACACCGAGCCACTCCGGCCACCGTCGCGGCGGCCGTGAACACCGCTCCCGCCACCGTGGCCCCGGTAGCCACCACCGGTGCCGGCGCGCTCGTCCGGTCGCTCGAGGCGCTCGGGGTCGAGGTCGCGTTCGGCATTCCGGGCGGCGCGATCCTGCCGGCGTACGACCCGCTGTTCGACTCGAAGGTGCGGCACATCCTGGTGCGCCACGAGCAGGGCGCCGGGCACGCGGCCACCGGCTACGCGCAGGCCACCGGCAAGGTCGGGGTCTGCATCGCGACCAGCGGGCCGGGCGCCACCAACCTGGTCACGCCGATCGCCGACGCGTACATGGACTCGGTCCCGATCGTCGCGATCACCGGGCAGGTCGGCCGGCCGTACATCGGCACGGACGCCTTCCAGGAGGCCGACATCCAGGGCATCACCCTGCCGATCACCAAGCACAACTTCCTGGTGCAGAACGCCGAGGAACTGCCCCGCATCCTGGCCGAGGCGTTCCACCTGGCGCTCACCGGTCGCCCCGGCCCGGTCCTGGTGGACATCCCGAAGGACGTGCTCCAGTCGCAGACCACCTTCCAGTGGCCGCCGACGCTGGACCTGCCGGGCTACCGCCCGACGCTGCACCCGCACGGCAAGCAGATCCGCGAGGCGGCCCGGCTGATCGCCGCGGCCAAACGCCCGGTGCTGTACGTGGGCGGCGGCGTCCACAAGGCCGGTGCGACCGACGGGCTGCGCAAGCTGGCCGAGCTCACCGGCATCCCGGTGGTCACCACGCTGATGGGCCTCGGCGCGTTCCCCGACTCACACCCGCAGCACCTGGGCATGCCCGGCATGCACGGCACGGTCCCGGCCGTCTACGCGCTGCAGAAGTCGGACCTGCTGGTCACCCTGGGCGCCCGTTTCGACGACCGGGTGACCGGCCGGCTCGACTCGTTCGCGCCCGACGCCAAGGTGGTGCACGCCGACATCGACCCGGCCGAGATCGGCAAGAACCGGCACGCCGACGTCCCGATCGTGGGCGACGCCCGGCACGTGATCGACGAGCTGATCGCGGCGGTCTCCTCGTCCGCGGGCGGCACCGAGCAGTACGCCGCCTGGTGGGCCACGCTGAACGACATCCGCGAGCGCTACCCGCTCGGCTACGACGAGCCGACCGACGGCACGCTGGCCCCGCAGTACGTGATCGAGCGGATCGGCGAGATCGTCGGTCCGGACGCGATCTACTGCGCCGGCGTCGGGCAGCACCAGATGTGGGCGTCCCAGTTCATCAAGTACGAGAAGCCGGGCACCTGGCTCAACTCGGGCGGCGCCGGAACGATGGGCTACGCGGTTCCGGCCGCGATGGGCGCCAAGGTCGCGCAGCCGGACACCACGGTGTGGGCGATCGACGGCGACGGCTGCTTCCAGATGACCAACCAGGAGCTGGCCACCTGCGCCCTGGAGGGCATCCCGATCAAGGTCGCCGTGATCAACAACGGCAACCTGGGCATGGTCCGGCAGTGGCAGACCCTGTTCTACGACGGCCGCTACTCCAACACCGAGCTGGGCACCCACAAGCACCGGATCCCGGACTTCGTGAAGCTGGCCGAGGCGCTCGGCTGCATCGGCCTGCGGTGCGAGTCGAAGGACGACGTCGACAAGGTGATCAAGCAGGCCATGGAGATCAACGACGCCCCGGTGGTCATCGACTTCACGGTCGGCAAGGACGCCATGGTGTGGCCGATGGTCCCGGCCGGCACCAGCAACGACGAGATCATGTTCGCCCGGGACGTGCGCCCGACGTTCGAAGAGGACGACCTGTGACCAACAAACACACACTCTCGGTGCTGGTCGAGAACAAGCCCGGTGTGCTCGCCCGGGTGAGCGGGCTGTTCTCCCGGCGCAGCTTCAACATCGACTCCCTGGCGGTCGGCGAGACGGAGAACCCGGACGTCAG of the Actinoplanes sichuanensis genome contains:
- a CDS encoding putative bifunctional diguanylate cyclase/phosphodiesterase, whose product is MELAGLAGLLAAVPAVAYLGRSGRRHTGAARRAHLLLAAGGAVATGAALAGLVTALLGGQHSDPGHSRALATAVAIGMGLGTLTLLAGTVALPGSARSPAAAIRHVLDGLVIAAAIWFVGWVLVSEPTRILGDATPNKCLAILLPAVLLVLGLGLTAVLALHAHRPRRHTVRVAAGVTVVAAAANVLAIGICRDHDGYTLVSGLLLTAGLAHVAWAVRAADRPVEVSGDVLERGAAYAVVPMVAMVGALGYHLARGGVMDVFGYLGATVEGLALVSRQYLALDDVRRYTLRLRQSEAHFRELAHTDPLTGLANRRGLQRALRSAGERGALIGIDMDGFKTVNDLRGHDVGDRVLAEVGARLRRNLLAGDVAARLGGDEFAVLMHGDADEAALAAHRLLAVLGEPYEVDGGSIFLSASLGVAATGELLHDADLALRYAKQRGKNRVERYQQGYDELLRRRGTLTGELRHAIDRDQLHLVFQPVVALPSMRPVGAEALLRWTHPELGRVAPVEFIPVAEESGLINRIGAWVLEQSVKQLAEWRAKGHDVWLSVNLSPKELHNSDYAAQVADVLAEYGVPPQRLVLEVTEHAVATDMEELVRRLAELRETGVRIALDDFGAGYSSLTQLRTLPVDILKIDHALVAEPESRTGTAAPLVDVVVRLGHRLGLEVLAEGIGTPAQREIVEEAGCRLGQGSLFGWGVPAEHFESRLLSLRSPAPRPAPAPRSSPPQNDAPARSQVVQLGPGMRQVRALLPSDPGFAAATSDQNVGSVDSGREMGQG
- a CDS encoding acetolactate synthase large subunit translates to MTRPTPESLAHRATPATVAAAVNTAPATVAPVATTGAGALVRSLEALGVEVAFGIPGGAILPAYDPLFDSKVRHILVRHEQGAGHAATGYAQATGKVGVCIATSGPGATNLVTPIADAYMDSVPIVAITGQVGRPYIGTDAFQEADIQGITLPITKHNFLVQNAEELPRILAEAFHLALTGRPGPVLVDIPKDVLQSQTTFQWPPTLDLPGYRPTLHPHGKQIREAARLIAAAKRPVLYVGGGVHKAGATDGLRKLAELTGIPVVTTLMGLGAFPDSHPQHLGMPGMHGTVPAVYALQKSDLLVTLGARFDDRVTGRLDSFAPDAKVVHADIDPAEIGKNRHADVPIVGDARHVIDELIAAVSSSAGGTEQYAAWWATLNDIRERYPLGYDEPTDGTLAPQYVIERIGEIVGPDAIYCAGVGQHQMWASQFIKYEKPGTWLNSGGAGTMGYAVPAAMGAKVAQPDTTVWAIDGDGCFQMTNQELATCALEGIPIKVAVINNGNLGMVRQWQTLFYDGRYSNTELGTHKHRIPDFVKLAEALGCIGLRCESKDDVDKVIKQAMEINDAPVVIDFTVGKDAMVWPMVPAGTSNDEIMFARDVRPTFEEDDL